Proteins encoded together in one Triticum dicoccoides isolate Atlit2015 ecotype Zavitan chromosome 7B, WEW_v2.0, whole genome shotgun sequence window:
- the LOC119338073 gene encoding acetylajmalan esterase-like: MASSAASFALSLLLVAAALQCCHGQGGAVAAIYSLGDSITDTGNLVKEAPPGVFETIKHLPYGLTFGRPTGRCSDGLLMIDFLAQDTGLPLLNPYLAKNRSFDHGANFAVAGATAMDLADQFNGSFSMPFTSNSLKLQLRWFKDFMKSTFNTDEEIRKRLQSSLVLVGEIGGNDYNFAFFGNKPVSEVEKLIPAVVQTIINATKQVLDMGASRVIIPGNFPIGCLPSYLTAMESPEPSAYDSMGCLNDLNLLAAKHNAQLQRAVADLRASYPDAAIAYADYFNSFLSLLKGAPALGFDEDSTHKACCGAGGKYNYDERRACGVEGATVCADPSAYVSWDGIHMTQAAYKAMSRLIYHGRYLRPQILSFPEKNGQR; encoded by the exons ATGGCTTCCTCTGCAGCCTCATTTGCTTTGTCCCTCCTGCTCGTTGCCGCCGCTCTACAGTGCTGCCACGGGCAAGGCGGCGCCGTGGCGGCGATCTACAGCCTCGGCGACTCCATCACGGACACGGGGAACCTGGTCAAGGAGGCGCCGCCGGGCGTCTTCGAGACCATCAAGCACCTCCCCTACGGCCTCACCTTCGGCCGCCCCACCGGCCGATGCTCCGACGGCCTCCTCATGATCGACTTCCTCG CTCAGGACACGGGCCTCCCGCTCCTCAACCCTTACCTGGCCAAGAACAGAAGCTTCGACCACGGCGCCAACTTTGCCGTCGCCGGAGCCACCGCCATGGACCTCGCCGACCAGTTCAACGGGAGCTTCTCCATGCCTTTCACCTCCAACTCCCTCAAGCTGCAGCTCAGGTGGTTCAAGGACTTCATGAAGTCCACCTTCAACACCGACGAAG AGATTCGCAAGAGGCTACAGTCCTCTCTGGTGTTGGTCGGGGAAATAGGAGGAAACGACTACAACTTCGCCTTCTTCGGGAACAAGCCTGTCAGTGAGGTGGAGAAGCTAATCCCAGCCGTGGTTCAGACCATCATCAATGCCACCAAG CAAGTGCTGGACATGGGCGCGAGCAGAGTCATCATCCCGGGCAACTTCCCCATCGGCTGCCTCCCGAGCTACCTCACCGCCATGGAATCGCCGGAGCCGTCGGCCTACGACTCCATGGGGTGCCTGAACGACCTCAACCTCCTCGCCGCCAAGCACAACGCGcagctccagcgagccgtcgccgatCTCCGGGCGTCATACCCGGACGCGGCCATCGCCTACGCCGACTACTTCAACTCCTTCCTCAGCCTCCTCAAGGGCGCCCCGGCACTCG GTTTCGACGAGGATAGCACGCACAAGGCGTGCTGTGGCGCCGGCGGCAAGTACAACTACGACGAGAGGCGGGCGTGCGGCGTGGAGGGGGCGACGGTGTGTGCGGACCCGTCGGCGTACGTGAGCTGGGACGGCATCCACATGACCCAGGCGGCGTACAAGGCCATGTCCAGGCTTATCTACCATGGGAGGTACCTTCGGCCTCAGATACTCAGCTTCCCGGAGAAGAATGGGCAGAGATGA